A window from Chryseobacterium vaccae encodes these proteins:
- a CDS encoding polysaccharide deacetylase family protein, producing the protein MKDKIINLLAAFESGDIGKSFPLEYCLPVYHCVSDENLPHTKHIIRYKNTRQFEEDLDFLSKHFQFVNWSEFKDFVRGNFKPKKKIALLTFDDGFSDFYETVVPLLERKGIYACNFINPAFIDNQDLMFRCKASLIVDTLEKKRTLNPEIYPLLSLEELEREAVKQQVLQIQYKEREILDQLAEKLELDFRAYLQEHQPYLSTEQLKILTQKGFGISSHSWDHPLYYKLSLNDQLETTNRTFSYLKENNFLYESFAFPFTDFGVSKSFFDELFKNEDLFCSFGCAGVKLDSVAKNFQRIPMETGEGTEKILKRETAYFKMKKLINKNTIVRK; encoded by the coding sequence ATGAAAGACAAGATCATCAATCTATTGGCAGCCTTTGAATCGGGAGACATTGGAAAATCTTTTCCGCTGGAATACTGTCTGCCTGTCTATCATTGCGTTTCTGATGAAAACCTGCCTCATACTAAGCATATTATCAGATATAAAAATACCCGCCAGTTTGAAGAAGACCTAGATTTTCTTTCAAAACACTTCCAGTTTGTCAATTGGTCGGAATTTAAAGATTTTGTCAGAGGAAATTTCAAGCCAAAGAAAAAGATTGCCCTGCTTACCTTTGATGACGGGTTCAGTGATTTTTATGAGACTGTAGTTCCCCTACTGGAAAGAAAAGGAATCTATGCTTGCAATTTTATCAATCCTGCCTTTATTGATAACCAGGATCTGATGTTCAGATGTAAAGCAAGTTTGATCGTTGATACTCTTGAAAAAAAGAGAACACTGAATCCTGAAATATATCCGCTGCTTTCACTGGAAGAGCTGGAAAGAGAAGCGGTAAAGCAGCAGGTATTACAAATACAATATAAAGAAAGAGAAATACTGGATCAGCTGGCCGAAAAACTGGAACTGGATTTTAGAGCGTATTTGCAAGAGCATCAGCCTTATCTGAGCACGGAACAATTAAAGATATTGACGCAAAAAGGTTTCGGAATCTCATCCCACAGCTGGGATCATCCTTTATACTATAAACTTTCTTTAAACGATCAGTTAGAAACCACCAACCGCACGTTCAGTTATCTTAAAGAAAACAATTTTCTATACGAAAGCTTTGCTTTTCCGTTCACTGATTTTGGGGTAAGTAAAAGCTTCTTTGATGAACTCTTTAAAAATGAAGACTTGTTCTGCAGTTTTGGATGTGCAGGAGTAAAACTGGACAGTGTAGCAAAAAATTTTCAGAGAATCCCCATGGAAACAGGAGAGGGAACCGAAAAAATTCTGAAAAGAGAAACGGCTTATTTCAAAATGAAAAAGCTGATCAATAAAAATACGATTGTAAGAAAATGA
- a CDS encoding GNAT family N-acetyltransferase produces the protein MIELKTFNRKELEELISSGGFQQYDFLPVTRHRAESQIRNPKSSDEQTLLILAFYNDRLAGYAGCFPDSIITGEKVISYAWLSTLYVHPEFRKKRVAKKLLKKACEEYEGRIAITEFTAEAEALYTIMGIFEYVFPKEGKRYYFRTDATGIIPEKKPETKVLKPLFQLMDVIGNSVLSVKNIRVKEPDFRYEVLSRIDAQSAGFINEFSSQRNAEEINIFIDHPWILEGKKDHRYLFSSFAEVFKYFWIKIYDENNRLSSCFLLQFRNGYLKIPYLFSNNNLDHVVEFLTYFIVKNKIKGLTSYQPALNNEIKDSGTFPKIYERDFKREYLFHKQLLQALPEGFDPHYQDGDGDCMMT, from the coding sequence ATGATAGAATTGAAAACATTCAACAGAAAAGAACTGGAAGAATTGATCTCTTCCGGAGGTTTTCAGCAGTATGATTTTCTTCCGGTTACCAGGCATCGTGCAGAATCCCAGATCAGAAATCCAAAATCTTCAGATGAGCAAACCCTTCTTATCCTTGCCTTTTATAACGATAGGCTGGCAGGGTATGCAGGATGTTTTCCCGACAGCATTATCACAGGAGAAAAAGTAATTTCTTACGCATGGCTGAGTACATTATATGTGCATCCTGAATTCCGGAAAAAAAGAGTGGCAAAAAAATTATTGAAAAAGGCTTGTGAAGAATATGAAGGCCGGATTGCCATAACGGAGTTCACTGCTGAAGCCGAAGCTTTGTATACAATCATGGGCATTTTCGAATATGTTTTCCCAAAAGAAGGCAAAAGATACTATTTCAGAACAGATGCCACGGGTATTATTCCTGAGAAGAAGCCGGAAACAAAAGTTTTGAAGCCTCTTTTTCAGCTTATGGATGTTATAGGCAATTCTGTACTTTCAGTTAAAAATATAAGGGTAAAAGAGCCTGATTTCCGGTATGAGGTTCTTAGCAGGATTGATGCACAAAGTGCCGGTTTTATTAATGAGTTTTCAAGCCAGCGTAATGCTGAAGAAATCAATATTTTTATAGATCATCCATGGATTCTGGAGGGTAAGAAGGATCATCGGTATCTCTTTTCAAGTTTTGCTGAGGTTTTTAAATATTTCTGGATAAAAATCTATGATGAAAACAACAGGCTTTCTTCCTGTTTCCTGCTGCAGTTCCGCAACGGATATTTAAAAATACCATACCTGTTTTCAAATAATAATTTAGACCATGTTGTAGAATTCTTAACTTATTTCATTGTTAAAAATAAAATAAAAGGATTGACCAGCTATCAGCCAGCTCTCAATAATGAAATAAAGGATTCAGGCACATTTCCAAAAATCTATGAACGGGATTTTAAACGCGAATATCTTTTTCATAAACAACTCTTACAGGCCCTCCCTGAAGGATTTGATCCCCACTACCAAGACGGCGACGGCGATTGTATGATGACGTAA
- a CDS encoding M16 family metallopeptidase, translating into MIDKKYTETVHTDTNNYEYITITHDENKVRIYTLKNGLKVFLAQNFDAPRIQTFIPVRTGSNNDPSDNTGLAHYLEHMMFKGTSRLGTQNWEKEKELLDQISELYEQHKAEQDSEKKKEIYKKIDEISQEASQYAIANEYDKAISSLGASGTNAHTWFDETVYKNNIPNNELEKWLKIEKERFSEMVLRLFHTELESVYEEFNRAQDNDSRLVSYELMDALFPTHPNGQQTTLGKPEHLKNPSMKAIHKYFDEYYVPNNYAMVLVGDLNFEETIQLVDQYFGALPYKELPKKAPVIEQPMTEIVKRTVKSPTTPRVQIAWRTDSYGTREAILADIIANILSNRGEAGLLDLNINQTQKMLWAQAFSLGLKEYGYFSAVAVPKESQTLDEAIEMVLEQIELIKKGDFPDWMLPAIISDFKLQRMKGLETAEGLATNLYDTYIRGRSWEQELNEMDEYASFTKEDVVVFANTFFKDNYVAIYKEKGINDRLLRVDNPGITPIKINREAQSEFLKEILAEKTEDIQPEFIDYQKEITTGSVKDKKISFVRNKYNDIAQVHFIFPFGSDNDRDLGISTQLLQYLGTDQFSPEDLKKEFFKIGITNDFKTIHDQLLISLSGLEENIEKGISLLQHWMYNAFPDEDIYRQFVGTVLENRQATKNDKNRIMTALTTYTKLGSVSRFTDVISKEELESSHPQVFTDRMKKLFRFPYQIFFYGKNFDAFKGYIDQYTETESLQIPEAKSYPEPETGGNVYFINYDMVQMEMSKIGRGKPVDTSDFGKINVFNEYFGRGLSSIVFQEIRESKSLAYSAYVSYTANSELGHHDYITTYIGTQPDKLQTAVDTMTELMTELPEVPVQFENARNTALKQIASARITRNNIFFNTLRLKKLGISHDFRKDIYEQIGSLKFEDVKQFYKTEIKPVHFNTAIIGKKENLDMDAVNQMGIFTEVSLRDIFGH; encoded by the coding sequence ATGATTGACAAAAAATATACGGAAACAGTCCATACGGATACTAATAACTACGAATATATTACCATAACACATGACGAAAATAAAGTAAGAATTTACACCCTGAAGAATGGTCTGAAGGTCTTTCTTGCTCAAAATTTCGATGCACCCAGAATACAGACTTTCATCCCTGTAAGAACGGGAAGCAATAATGATCCTTCTGATAACACTGGTCTTGCGCATTATCTGGAACATATGATGTTTAAAGGAACTTCAAGATTGGGTACTCAGAACTGGGAAAAGGAAAAAGAGCTTCTGGACCAGATTTCAGAACTGTATGAACAGCATAAGGCAGAACAGGATTCTGAAAAGAAAAAAGAAATCTATAAGAAAATAGACGAAATTTCTCAGGAAGCCAGTCAATACGCCATCGCCAACGAATATGACAAAGCGATTTCGTCACTGGGAGCCAGCGGAACGAACGCCCATACCTGGTTTGATGAAACGGTTTACAAAAATAATATTCCGAACAACGAACTTGAAAAGTGGCTGAAAATTGAAAAGGAAAGATTTTCTGAAATGGTTCTCCGCCTTTTTCATACGGAGTTGGAGTCGGTGTATGAAGAGTTCAACAGGGCTCAGGATAATGACAGCAGACTGGTGAGTTATGAACTGATGGATGCTTTATTTCCCACTCATCCTAACGGACAGCAGACTACCCTGGGAAAACCGGAACACTTGAAGAATCCTTCTATGAAGGCTATTCATAAGTATTTTGATGAATATTACGTTCCGAATAATTATGCGATGGTTCTGGTAGGTGATCTGAATTTTGAAGAAACTATTCAATTGGTTGACCAATATTTCGGAGCTCTTCCTTATAAAGAGCTGCCGAAAAAAGCTCCGGTTATTGAACAGCCTATGACTGAAATTGTCAAAAGAACGGTAAAAAGCCCTACTACCCCGAGAGTACAGATTGCCTGGAGAACAGACAGCTATGGTACAAGAGAAGCCATTCTTGCTGACATTATCGCCAATATTCTTAGCAACAGAGGAGAAGCCGGACTTCTTGACCTGAACATCAACCAGACCCAGAAAATGCTTTGGGCACAGGCTTTCTCATTAGGTTTAAAAGAATATGGTTATTTTTCTGCTGTAGCTGTTCCCAAAGAATCACAAACACTTGATGAAGCAATAGAAATGGTTCTGGAACAGATTGAGCTGATCAAAAAAGGAGATTTCCCAGACTGGATGCTTCCGGCGATCATCAGCGATTTCAAGCTGCAGAGAATGAAAGGACTGGAAACGGCAGAAGGATTGGCTACCAATCTTTATGATACCTACATCAGAGGCAGATCATGGGAACAGGAACTGAACGAAATGGATGAATATGCTTCTTTTACCAAAGAAGATGTTGTTGTGTTTGCCAATACTTTCTTTAAAGATAATTATGTGGCCATTTACAAAGAGAAAGGGATCAACGACAGGCTTCTGAGAGTTGATAATCCGGGAATAACGCCTATTAAGATCAACCGTGAGGCGCAATCGGAGTTTCTGAAGGAAATTTTAGCTGAAAAAACGGAAGATATACAACCTGAATTTATTGATTATCAAAAAGAAATAACTACTGGCTCGGTAAAAGATAAAAAAATAAGCTTTGTAAGGAACAAATACAATGATATTGCACAGGTTCACTTTATTTTCCCGTTCGGAAGTGATAACGACAGGGATCTGGGCATTTCAACGCAGCTGCTTCAATACCTGGGAACGGATCAGTTTTCCCCTGAAGACCTTAAAAAAGAGTTCTTCAAAATCGGAATTACCAATGATTTCAAAACCATCCATGACCAGCTTCTGATCTCTCTGAGCGGGCTGGAAGAAAATATAGAGAAAGGAATTTCCCTTCTTCAGCACTGGATGTATAATGCTTTTCCTGATGAGGATATCTACCGCCAATTTGTAGGAACCGTTCTGGAAAACCGCCAGGCAACCAAAAATGACAAAAACCGTATTATGACGGCACTCACTACTTATACCAAACTAGGAAGTGTCTCCCGTTTTACGGATGTTATTTCAAAAGAAGAGCTTGAAAGCAGCCACCCTCAAGTGTTTACCGACCGTATGAAAAAGCTATTCAGATTTCCTTACCAGATCTTCTTTTACGGAAAGAATTTTGATGCTTTTAAAGGATATATTGACCAATACACGGAAACAGAAAGTTTGCAGATTCCTGAAGCTAAATCCTATCCGGAACCTGAGACTGGCGGCAATGTATACTTTATCAATTACGACATGGTCCAGATGGAAATGAGTAAAATAGGAAGAGGAAAACCTGTGGATACCTCTGATTTCGGAAAGATTAATGTTTTTAATGAATATTTTGGAAGAGGTCTTTCTTCTATCGTTTTCCAGGAAATCCGCGAAAGTAAAAGTTTAGCCTATTCTGCCTATGTTTCTTATACAGCCAATTCTGAACTGGGTCACCATGATTATATTACCACTTACATCGGAACCCAGCCCGACAAGCTCCAGACCGCCGTAGATACGATGACAGAGCTTATGACAGAGCTGCCTGAAGTTCCCGTACAGTTTGAAAATGCAAGAAATACAGCCCTGAAACAGATCGCCTCAGCAAGAATCACCCGGAATAATATATTTTTCAATACATTAAGACTAAAAAAGCTGGGAATTTCACACGACTTCAGAAAGGATATTTATGAGCAGATCGGAAGTCTGAAGTTTGAAGATGTGAAACAGTTTTACAAAACAGAAATTAAACCCGTCCACTTTAATACTGCCATTATCGGCAAAAAGGAAAACCTGGATATGGATGCCGTGAACCAGATGGGCATTTTTACGGAAGTCAGCCTGAGGGATATTTTCGGACATTAA
- a CDS encoding sigma-54-dependent transcriptional regulator, with translation MSGNILIIDDEIKLLKLLGMILSQENFNVKEASTARSAMTMLEQYDFDVVLSDVRLPDAFGVELVKSIKAKYPHLELILMTAFGNITDAVQSMKNGAYDYLVKGDDNEKIIPLVYKALEKVKDNRSRIIQKSTGSKGFGQIIGNSPLILQAKKLAEKVALTDAAVFLTGETGTGKEVFANAIHEGSGRKKNTFVAINCSAFSKEILESELFGHKQGAFTGAVKDKKGLIEEANDGTLFLDEIGEMPIELQAKLLRVLETGEFIKMGETKVSKSDFRLIAATNRDLEEEIKQGHFREDLYFRLNVFEISLPPLRERKEDLKILAKNFIDIFTQKLHMPSVQVDPEYYKTLEKNDWKGNIRELRNTIERSLILMDDQILNADSLPRYSEKAIPENDSMSMRSLEKIHILKVIQYTKGNKAEAARLLEIGIATLYRKLEEYGLR, from the coding sequence ATGTCCGGAAACATTCTGATCATCGATGACGAGATCAAGCTCCTCAAATTATTGGGGATGATCCTTTCCCAAGAGAATTTTAATGTAAAAGAAGCTTCCACTGCACGTTCTGCCATGACGATGCTGGAACAGTATGATTTTGATGTGGTGCTAAGCGATGTACGGCTTCCGGATGCATTCGGGGTAGAACTTGTAAAATCCATTAAAGCCAAATATCCGCATCTTGAACTCATCCTGATGACGGCTTTCGGAAATATAACCGATGCCGTACAGTCTATGAAAAACGGTGCGTATGACTATCTGGTAAAAGGTGACGATAATGAAAAGATCATTCCTTTGGTTTATAAAGCACTGGAAAAAGTAAAAGACAACAGGTCCCGGATAATACAAAAATCAACTGGTTCGAAAGGATTCGGGCAGATTATAGGCAATTCCCCCTTAATTCTTCAGGCTAAAAAACTGGCAGAAAAGGTAGCTTTGACGGATGCCGCTGTTTTCCTGACCGGAGAAACCGGAACCGGAAAAGAAGTCTTTGCCAATGCCATTCATGAAGGAAGCGGAAGGAAGAAAAATACTTTCGTAGCCATTAACTGCTCTGCATTCAGTAAAGAAATTCTTGAAAGTGAACTTTTCGGTCATAAACAAGGAGCTTTTACCGGGGCCGTGAAAGATAAAAAAGGGTTGATAGAAGAAGCCAATGACGGAACCTTATTTTTAGACGAAATAGGAGAGATGCCTATAGAGCTTCAGGCTAAATTGCTTCGGGTTCTTGAAACCGGGGAATTCATCAAAATGGGTGAAACCAAAGTCTCAAAATCAGATTTCAGGCTGATCGCGGCTACCAACAGAGATCTGGAGGAGGAAATCAAACAGGGACATTTCAGGGAAGATCTGTATTTCAGGCTCAACGTTTTCGAGATCAGCCTTCCACCGCTGAGGGAAAGAAAAGAAGACCTGAAAATACTGGCCAAAAACTTTATCGATATATTCACTCAGAAGTTACATATGCCTTCAGTGCAGGTAGATCCTGAATACTATAAAACCCTGGAAAAAAACGACTGGAAAGGAAATATCCGTGAGCTTAGAAACACCATAGAACGGAGCCTGATCTTAATGGATGATCAAATACTGAACGCTGACAGCCTTCCACGTTATTCTGAAAAAGCTATTCCCGAAAATGATTCCATGAGTATGCGCTCCCTGGAAAAAATACATATCCTGAAAGTTATTCAATACACCAAAGGTAACAAAGCTGAAGCCGCCAGACTGCTCGAAATAGGCATTGCTACGCTGTACCGAAAGCTGGAAGAGTACGGACTAAGGTGA
- the kdpA gene encoding potassium-transporting ATPase subunit KdpA: MNTEILGIIAMFAITLVIGIFLGKYIANVYGGKKTFLDPVFRPVEKLIYRVSGINPARQMNWKQNMYAMLTINLVWFFIGFMILINQSWLPLNPDGNPNMSPDLAFNTAISFLVNCNLQHYSGETGVSYLSQLYLMFLQFVTAATGMAAMAVLFKAFKEKTATELGNFYDYFTKSVIRILVPISILVALILSANGSPMTFEGKDHIITLEGQKADVSRGPVAAFVAIKHLGTNGGGFFGANSAHPLENPNYITNMTEMVTQMIIPFALVFALGFYLNKRKLSWVIFTVMTVGFLALAVPNIINETNGNPLITQMGANSSLGAMEGKEIRFGSAASGYWSIATTVISTGSVNAMHDSTMPLSGMNELLAMMINCFYGGCGVGILNYFIFIILAVFISGLMVGRTPEFMGKKIEAKEMKIAMIVALFHPFLILVGTALTAYLPEFGAKTLNNPGFHGFSEMLYEFTSSSANNGSGFEGLGDNTPWWNISTGIVLLLSRFIPIIGPVAIAGLLAQKKFIPESSGTLKTDTATFGFMTLAVILLIAALSFFPALTLGPIAEQIQYFTK, translated from the coding sequence ATGAATACAGAAATTTTAGGCATTATTGCCATGTTTGCCATCACGCTGGTGATCGGAATATTTTTAGGTAAATATATTGCTAACGTATACGGGGGCAAAAAGACTTTCTTAGATCCTGTTTTCAGGCCTGTAGAAAAATTAATTTATAGAGTTTCCGGAATCAATCCGGCCCGTCAGATGAACTGGAAACAGAATATGTATGCCATGCTGACGATCAACCTGGTCTGGTTTTTCATAGGATTTATGATCCTGATCAATCAGTCCTGGCTTCCTTTAAATCCTGACGGGAATCCCAATATGTCACCGGATTTAGCTTTTAATACAGCGATTTCATTCCTGGTGAACTGCAACCTGCAGCATTATTCGGGAGAAACAGGAGTAAGCTATTTAAGTCAGCTTTACCTGATGTTCCTTCAGTTTGTAACGGCAGCCACCGGAATGGCAGCAATGGCCGTACTTTTCAAGGCTTTTAAAGAAAAAACAGCTACAGAACTGGGGAATTTTTATGATTATTTTACAAAATCCGTTATAAGAATACTCGTTCCTATAAGCATTCTGGTAGCTTTGATCCTTTCAGCAAACGGAAGTCCGATGACTTTCGAGGGTAAAGATCATATCATCACATTGGAAGGGCAGAAGGCCGATGTTTCAAGAGGTCCTGTTGCCGCATTTGTTGCGATCAAGCATCTGGGAACAAACGGAGGTGGTTTCTTTGGAGCGAACTCGGCCCATCCGCTTGAAAACCCAAATTATATCACGAATATGACCGAAATGGTCACTCAGATGATCATTCCTTTTGCACTGGTCTTTGCACTAGGATTTTATCTGAACAAAAGAAAGCTTTCGTGGGTAATTTTTACCGTGATGACAGTCGGTTTTCTGGCTCTGGCAGTTCCGAATATCATCAATGAAACCAATGGCAACCCTTTGATAACTCAAATGGGTGCAAACAGCAGCCTGGGAGCGATGGAAGGTAAGGAAATCCGCTTTGGTAGTGCAGCATCAGGATATTGGAGCATTGCTACCACCGTAATTTCAACAGGCTCAGTAAATGCCATGCATGACAGTACAATGCCACTGTCCGGAATGAATGAACTGCTGGCCATGATGATCAATTGCTTTTACGGAGGATGCGGTGTAGGAATTCTGAATTATTTCATTTTCATCATTCTTGCGGTTTTCATCAGCGGATTGATGGTAGGACGGACCCCTGAATTTATGGGTAAAAAAATTGAAGCTAAAGAAATGAAGATCGCGATGATCGTAGCTCTTTTCCATCCATTCCTGATTCTTGTAGGAACAGCTCTGACAGCTTATCTGCCGGAATTCGGGGCGAAAACATTAAACAATCCCGGCTTTCACGGCTTCAGCGAAATGCTGTATGAATTTACCTCTTCATCAGCCAACAACGGTTCCGGATTTGAAGGGCTGGGCGATAATACCCCATGGTGGAATATTTCAACAGGAATCGTTCTGCTGCTGTCCAGATTTATCCCAATCATCGGTCCGGTAGCTATTGCAGGGTTGCTGGCGCAGAAAAAATTCATCCCTGAAAGCTCAGGAACATTGAAAACGGATACCGCAACTTTCGGCTTTATGACCCTGGCGGTTATATTACTGATCGCAGCGCTGTCTTTCTTCCCTGCGCTGACTTTAGGACCCATTGCAGAACAAATCCAATATTTCACTAAATAA
- the kdpB gene encoding potassium-transporting ATPase subunit KdpB, protein MKNQSQTLFQKDLVNEAIKQSFVKLNPKIMFKNPVMFLVEIGTIVMFIVSMFSLTGDKTQGSFSYNFLVFIILFFTVLFANFAEAIAEARGKAQADTLRKTREETPAKLVVGNKPGFQVETALKMSAEMKLGDIFLCEAGDQIPMDGEIIEGLATIDESAITGESAPVIREAGGDKSSVTGGTKVLSDRIKVKVTTKPGESFLDKMIALVEGASRQKTPNEIALTILLAGFTLTFIIVTLTLKPFADYAQTPITIAAFISLFVCLIPTTIGGLLSAIGIAGMDRALRANVITKSGKAVETAGDIDVLLLDKTGTITIGNRKATQFHPADGIKIEDFIKASALSSVADETPEGKSIIELSQLKPEDLLVPNPTYIDFTAETRTSGIDFENTRIRKGAYDTIKKLTEKAGNTFPEETQYAVTKISENGGTPLVVIVNEKVWGVIELQDIIKTGIQERFQRLRKMGVKTVMVTGDNPLTAKFIAEKAGVDDFIAEAKPEDKMNYIKKEQQEGKLVAMMGDGTNDAPALAQADVGVAMNSGTQAAKEAGNMVDLDNDPTKLIEIVEIGKQLLMTRGTLTTFSIANDVAKYFAIIPALFITFIPSLQKLNIMNLHSPETAILSAVIFNAVIIPFLIPLALKGVAYKPIGASALLRRNLLIYGLGGVIVPFIGIKIIDVVISLFY, encoded by the coding sequence ATGAAAAATCAGTCACAGACATTGTTTCAGAAAGATTTGGTGAACGAAGCCATTAAGCAGTCTTTCGTTAAACTGAATCCGAAGATCATGTTTAAAAATCCGGTGATGTTCCTGGTGGAAATAGGAACCATTGTGATGTTTATCGTCAGTATGTTCAGTCTTACAGGCGATAAAACACAGGGAAGCTTCTCTTATAATTTTTTAGTATTTATCATCTTGTTTTTTACGGTGTTGTTTGCCAATTTCGCAGAAGCGATTGCAGAAGCGAGAGGAAAAGCACAGGCGGATACCCTTAGAAAAACCCGTGAAGAAACTCCTGCCAAACTGGTTGTGGGCAATAAACCTGGATTTCAGGTGGAAACCGCTTTAAAAATGTCTGCCGAAATGAAATTGGGCGACATTTTCCTTTGCGAAGCCGGAGATCAGATCCCAATGGATGGAGAAATTATAGAAGGTCTGGCAACCATTGATGAATCTGCCATCACCGGGGAAAGTGCTCCCGTAATCCGTGAAGCAGGAGGAGATAAAAGTTCTGTAACCGGAGGTACAAAAGTTCTGTCGGACAGAATCAAAGTAAAAGTAACCACCAAACCAGGAGAATCCTTTTTAGATAAGATGATTGCCTTGGTAGAAGGAGCTTCAAGACAGAAAACACCTAATGAAATCGCATTAACTATACTTTTGGCAGGATTTACCCTGACCTTTATTATCGTCACCCTTACTTTAAAACCTTTTGCAGACTATGCGCAGACACCGATTACGATTGCGGCATTTATTTCACTTTTCGTTTGTCTCATTCCGACAACTATCGGAGGTCTGCTTTCTGCAATCGGAATTGCTGGGATGGACCGCGCGTTGAGAGCCAACGTAATCACCAAAAGCGGAAAAGCTGTGGAAACAGCCGGAGATATTGATGTGTTGCTTCTGGATAAAACAGGAACCATTACCATCGGGAACCGTAAAGCAACCCAATTCCATCCCGCAGACGGAATAAAGATTGAAGATTTTATTAAAGCCTCTGCATTGAGCTCTGTAGCCGATGAAACTCCGGAAGGAAAATCCATTATAGAATTAAGCCAGCTGAAACCGGAAGATCTGCTTGTTCCGAATCCTACCTATATAGATTTTACAGCAGAAACAAGAACTTCAGGGATTGATTTTGAAAATACACGAATCAGGAAAGGAGCTTATGATACAATAAAAAAACTGACTGAAAAAGCCGGGAATACTTTCCCCGAGGAAACGCAGTATGCTGTAACTAAAATCTCTGAAAACGGAGGAACACCGCTTGTGGTAATCGTTAATGAAAAAGTCTGGGGAGTGATTGAACTTCAGGATATTATTAAAACGGGAATCCAGGAACGTTTCCAGAGACTTAGAAAAATGGGAGTGAAAACGGTAATGGTAACAGGAGATAATCCCTTAACGGCTAAATTCATTGCAGAAAAAGCGGGTGTGGATGACTTCATTGCTGAGGCTAAGCCTGAAGATAAAATGAATTACATCAAAAAAGAGCAGCAGGAAGGGAAACTGGTAGCGATGATGGGAGACGGAACCAATGACGCTCCGGCCCTTGCCCAGGCAGATGTAGGTGTAGCAATGAACAGCGGAACCCAGGCCGCAAAAGAAGCCGGAAACATGGTAGACCTTGATAACGATCCTACTAAGCTGATCGAGATCGTGGAAATCGGAAAACAGTTGCTGATGACTCGCGGAACGTTGACGACCTTCAGTATTGCCAATGATGTAGCCAAATATTTTGCAATTATCCCTGCTCTTTTTATCACTTTCATCCCTTCACTGCAGAAACTGAATATTATGAATCTTCATAGCCCGGAAACGGCCATCCTTTCAGCGGTAATTTTCAACGCGGTGATTATTCCGTTCCTGATTCCGCTGGCATTGAAAGGTGTGGCTTATAAACCGATTGGAGCCAGTGCACTGCTCAGAAGAAACCTTCTGATCTATGGTTTGGGCGGAGTTATCGTTCCGTTTATCGGAATCAAAATTATTGATGTTGTGATCAGTTTATTCTATTAA
- a CDS encoding K(+)-transporting ATPase subunit C, translated as MKNHIVSAFRLTLVMLAVIGIYLLLVYGGSKVLPTKGKAEIITQNGQKYYANIGQNFSSEKYFHGRPSAVDYNAGGSGGSNKGPSNEEYLETVQKRIDTLKMQNPGMEKAEVPVELVTASGSGLDPDISPDGALYQAKRIAKERNFPEEKIQNLIKDQTEKPWLGLFGPAKVNVLKLNIALDQLK; from the coding sequence ATGAAAAATCATATTGTATCAGCATTCAGACTGACTTTGGTTATGCTGGCGGTTATAGGAATTTACCTGCTTCTGGTATATGGAGGCTCAAAAGTGCTTCCTACAAAAGGAAAAGCGGAAATCATTACGCAGAACGGACAGAAGTATTATGCAAATATCGGTCAGAATTTCAGCTCTGAGAAATATTTTCACGGCCGTCCTTCAGCAGTGGATTATAATGCAGGAGGAAGTGGTGGAAGCAATAAAGGACCAAGTAATGAAGAATATCTGGAAACTGTACAGAAAAGAATAGACACCTTAAAAATGCAGAACCCCGGAATGGAAAAAGCTGAGGTTCCCGTAGAATTGGTAACCGCAAGCGGAAGCGGGCTTGATCCCGATATTTCTCCCGACGGAGCACTGTATCAGGCAAAAAGAATTGCGAAGGAAAGAAACTTTCCTGAAGAAAAAATCCAAAATTTAATTAAAGATCAAACTGAAAAACCATGGCTGGGCCTTTTCGGTCCTGCAAAAGTAAATGTGCTGAAGCTTAACATCGCTTTAGACCAATTAAAATAA